In bacterium, the genomic stretch TAACAATTTGCTTTTTGGGATATAACATAATTTATCCCCTGTCTTCGCTTTGCTATAACACTACTTATTTTACTTTCGCGAATTTGATAACATCTTGGTCAGTGAGCTGTTTCATTGCATCATATAACGCAGTATGGAAACTGCCCGGCTTCCCATCGGTCTGTTGCGCAGCAAGTTCTGCTGCAATCCCGTAAATACATAATCCGCTAACTGCAGCGCGGAAATAATCCTTCTGCACGCCGGCACAACAAGCAATTACCGTGGTTGCCATACATCCGGTACCGGTGACGGTAGTCAACATCGGATGCCCGTTATCAATATACGCTATATTTTTGCCGTTACTGACAACATCCTGCGCACCGGTTATCGCAACTATACATTGATATTTTTCCGCTAATTCAGTGGCAACAATTTCCTTTTCGCTCTTTGCACTGATTGATTCTACACCACGAATTTCAGCCTTATGTCCAGCTAAAATTGAAATTTCAGCTAGGTTCCCACGAACAATAGCGATGGTTAATTCTTCCATCAGCCGATGACTACTATCCGTTCTTAATTTGGTCGCACCAGCACCAACCGGATCAAGTACTATTGGAATCCCGGAACGGTTCGCTTGTTTCCCGGCGAGCAGCATCGCTTCGATCCATTCGGGGGTTAACGTGCCGATGTTCAGAAGCAGACAATTTGCCATCTGAACCATTTCCGCAACTTCTTCTTTCGCATGCGACATAATCGGCAATCCGCCAGTGCATAAGGTCATATTTGCGGTTTCATTCATCACCACGAAATTGGTTATATGGTGTACAAGCGGTTTTTTAGAACGAACTAATGTTAAATCTGCAGCAATTTGGGTAGGAGTTATAGAAGACATAATAATTTAGTTAATTTAAATTTACCATTGAACATTTTAAATTTTGTATTGTAAATTTTAGGTTTTAACTACATGAGGCAAATGGTACGCCCAGCTGGAGTTGAACCAGCAACCTTTGGCTCCGGAGGCCAACGCTCTATCCAATTGAGCTATGGGCGCACATAACTTCCTCACCGCCGGAGAACGCAGTGAGTTCGGATTT encodes the following:
- the thiM gene encoding hydroxyethylthiazole kinase gives rise to the protein MSSITPTQIAADLTLVRSKKPLVHHITNFVVMNETANMTLCTGGLPIMSHAKEEVAEMVQMANCLLLNIGTLTPEWIEAMLLAGKQANRSGIPIVLDPVGAGATKLRTDSSHRLMEELTIAIVRGNLAEISILAGHKAEIRGVESISAKSEKEIVATELAEKYQCIVAITGAQDVVSNGKNIAYIDNGHPMLTTVTGTGCMATTVIACCAGVQKDYFRAAVSGLCIYGIAAELAAQQTDGKPGSFHTALYDAMKQLTDQDVIKFAKVK